A window from Mus caroli chromosome 2, CAROLI_EIJ_v1.1, whole genome shotgun sequence encodes these proteins:
- the LOC110290168 gene encoding olfactory receptor 154 has product MMHRNQTVVTEFFFTGLTSSFHLQIVLFLTFLCVYLATLLGNLGMIILIQLDTRLHIPMYFFLSHLSFVDACSSSVISPKMLSDIFVDKKVISFLGCAIQLCLFSQFVVTECFLLASMAYDRYVAICKPLLYTLIMSQRVCVQLVIGPYSIGFISTMVHIISAFVLPYCGPNIINHFFCDLLPVLSLACADTQMNKRLLFIVAGILGVFSGIIILVSYVYIAITILKISSADGRSKAFSTCSSHLTAVSILYGTLFFIYVRPSSSFSLDINKVVSLFYTTVIPMLNPFIYSLRNKEVKDALIRTFEKQFCYSLQDKIL; this is encoded by the coding sequence ATGATGCACAGAAATCAAACTGTTGTGACTGAGTTCTTCTTCACTGGATTAacctcctccttccatctccaAATTGTCCTCTTCCTGACATTTCTCTGTGTTTATCTCGCAACTCTTTTGGGGAACCTGGGAATGATCATTCTAATTCAACTGGACACTCGACTCCACAtccccatgtacttttttctcagccacttgTCCTTTGTAGATGCCTGCTCCTCTTCTGTCATCAGTCCTAAGATGTTGTCAGACATATTTGTGGATAAAAAGGTGATCTCCTTCTTAGGTTGTGCTATCCAGCTTTGTTTATTCAGCCAGTTTGTAGTGACAGAATGTttcctcctggcctccatggcttATGATCGGTATGTCGCCATCTGTAAGCCTTTGCTGTATACTCTCATCATGTCCCAGCGAGTCTGTGTACAGTTAGTGATAGGCCCTTACAGCATAGGCTTTATAAGCACTATGGTCCATATTATTTCTGCATTTGTCCTTCCATACTGTGGTCCAAATATCAtcaatcactttttctgtgaccttcttcctgttctctcaCTGGCATGTGCAGATACTCAGATGAATAAACGTTTGCTTTTCATCGTGGCTGGGATCCTAGGTGTATTCAGTGGTATAATCATATTGGTTTCCTACGTTTACATTGCCATCACAATCCTAAAGATCAGTTCTGCTGATGGGAGGAGCAAAGCCTTCTCCACCTGCTCTTCACACCTGACAGCAGTCTCTATCCTTTATGGAACTCTCTTCTTTATCTATGTACGTCCAAGTTCCAGCTTCTCTCTGGATATCAATAAGGTTGTGTCACTATTTTACACCACTGTTATCCCTATGTTGAACCCATTCATTTATAGCCTGAgaaataaggaagtaaaagatgCATTAATCAGGACATTTGAAAAGCAGTTTTGCTACAGCTTGCAAgataaaatactataa